The Bacillus sp. A301a_S52 genome contains the following window.
GTGATTGTTTTACTCATCTTCATTCACCACTTTAATGAGCTCTTCTAAGAGGCTTGTGTCTTTCTTCTTGCCTTTAAACAACTTGGCTCGTTCCTGAATGAGATTTGTTTCAGCCTTTATCTTATCAATCTGCGCTTTTGTCAGTTCGTCAACATGCCTTGCTTTAGGATCGAACAACCCTAAGTGTTTACCAATCAATTCGAGTGCTTTATTCGCTCCCTGAGAGTCGTATTGATATTCACCTATAGGAACTAATTCTTGGGCTCCACGATCCCATTCCATAACCGGAACTTCCTGCATTGATTTATCTACCACTTGAGAAAGTCTGTCCAATACCCATAACGAATCTAAATGCGTTTCTTCGGCCTGTTTCGCTCTCAGTTCCTTTATACGCGTGAGGATCTGAGGTTTTTTGAGGTTATCTGCTCCTGTCCTATAAGCCGTCCTCTCACTATATCCAGCCCTTATAGCAGCTTGTGTAGCATTAAGGTCAACCATATATTCTTCAACGAATCTCTTCTGTTTTTCCGTTAAATCAGGAGCGTCTATTTCAACCTTATCTGAGGTTGCATCCCTTATCCGATTAGTTGCAACTTCTTCAGTCTTGGTTGCACCCTTTTCAGTTGCACCTCTAGACCATTTCTCACGACTCTTCCTGCTCTTTAAAGTACCTAATTTAACGCCATACTTTTCAGCGAGAGCCTTCAATGTAATGGTTGATGATTCATATTCTTTTTTTATTTTCTGCCAGTCCATTACATGCACCTCGCCTCCTTTTTTAAATCCTCTTCACAGAGCAGGAACCGCTTTTTTTACTGTCGTTCCTATATCAGCCCTGTGAGCAGGATTCAACGCATAAGAAAAAGCACCTCGGAGGGCGCTTTACTGCATTTCTCTATATTTGTTTTGGAATGACTCAAGCAAAACCTTAACATTTTTGATGTCGGCAGCCTTTTCTTGTTCTATTTCCTTTTTCTTCTGCTTAATAATCGTTTTGGCCTCTCTCACACTGTTTAAGTACATCATATACTCGTCATAAACAGCACCATCACTTATCCCTTTATCAGCCAATACAGAATAGATATCTTCGTAGTGTTCTAATTCTTTTAAATATTTCTCAACATCAATTCGTTCTGGTAAATTCTCATTTAACTCATCCGGTCTGTCGATTGTATAAAGTGCTGACAATTCTTTTTTAAGTTTCTCGATATGATCTTCGCACAATTTAATAATAGACTCCATTCATCTCACCTCCCTCCTCCCTACCAATTCGACAAGAAGAGGGAATTTCCTCCATAAAACAAAAAAGCATTAGTTTCAAAGAGAGCTAGTTTGGTCTAGCTCTTTTTGATGGTGGAATGTCTTTGTACGGACCTCTCCGCACCAGCCTTCCATGGTACCATTAAAACACAGATTAACGAGCCAAAAGTGCGGACTTATTATCTCCACCCTAATAATTCGATGGTTGCTTGTATAATTTGATTACGCCATACAATAGCTTGTCTCCTGCTTATGTTACACCTCATCGAAACGCCATCCCAATTTAATTCATTTCCTTTGCTCCAGTACCTAGTTCTTACTAATCTCTTGTAGTCGTCCGGCAACGCATTATACACTTCTTCTATGGCGGTGACAATTTCAGTTAAGTATCTCAATTTTTTGTTAGCTACAAGTCCGGTTGCGATTCTCTCTGTTGGCGCAGAAATAAAACCGGACCTGCCGCCGCCTGTATTCTCGTCAACTTCTTGTTGAGGGTTCATGATCTCCTCTCTTAAATTGGCAATCTCTCTAACTGTTTCATGATAGCAGTACCATTCGCTTTCCATTTTTTTAAATGTCGTTCTTTTCACTTGAATTGTTGTCATGATGACCCCTCCCAAGGCTAAACATGATTGGTCTAGCAGTCTAGCTGTGTTATACTAGATATAGTGAGTACCTAGCCGTCCTGAGAGGGGCGGTTTTTTCTTGTTTATTGTGCTTCCTTCTTTTCATAGACAGCTATATAAACGCTCTTTTCCTCGGTTGCTAAATGCGACCTTTTAGGGGCTATCCTTGTAGATGAGTGATACTTGTAGACTTTGTGATAACCTTTCTCTTCTCTGATTGGTGCTACTGGCGTCCAGCCTTCTTTTTCTTTCTCGATACACGCTTTAACCAATTCGATTTTATTAGCCCGTCTTAAAACAGTCCTCAAATCGTCACCCCCGTTTTAACCTCGCAAATCGTTATATCAACTCTCGGCGTCTCGCTATAAAACTTATTAATCACAGAGCTGACTATCTGACTATCATCTTTGTAAATAATCCCGTTTAAAGCGTCCTCTATGCCTTTTGCATAGTTGGAGGTATCAGGTTTAGTCGTTGGCCTTAACTTGCCCTCAAGCGCTAATGCCCGCCTATATTTAGGCATGGACTTGGGTATCTGTTTGTAAACATCAATTTGCATCATGATTGGTCCCTCATAAGGTTGGCTTGGTCGGTTTTGTGACGCTACCAACTTAACAAACTGTTTGTAGTCTCGTGATTTAGTAGGGTCATAGACAACCGTCTTGCCTGTCCGTGTTTTGCCTGCTCTCGGTCTGCCTTGAGCCACCGCCTCACCGTTGATCGTAAACTGGATCATGAGTATATCCCCTCTTCTCTCTCTGACAACTTAGCAAAATAAATCAAGTCAGGATCCTGTTGTATTTTAGTCCAGCAAACAGCCCCATATCCGCGCTCGACACTTTTTTTGTCTTTGAGTTTTCGCCCGCATCTGGCACACTGCATGGCTTCATTCATCACCAGCTCTCCTTTCTTCCCCCATCCCTTTCATAACTTCTTTGACCGCGATAATTAACTGATCTCTGTTCATTTTGGTGTACCCTTTGACCTTGTTTCTTTTGCACGTATATCTAAGCGCCGTTATGTTCCAGGTATCTACAGCCGGTATATTGATAGTGACTTTTTCTGTTTTAAATTCACTCACATTTATCCCTCCCTAATGTCCTCTTGTTTAACGAAAACGCCATCGATCATCTTGCCTTTGCGGTCTTTAATCTCGTCATAAGCCGCTAAAATGCAATCCTCTATATCAATATTGAGTTGCATCGATAAAATAGTGAGTACAACATACATATCACCGATCGAGTCAATAACTTGTGGTCCGTTACCTTTTGCCATCCCTTGGCATAGCTCTCCAAACTCTTCCCCTAGCTTTAACATCTGTTTATTCGGATCAGCAGTGTGTAAATTCCTCTCTATAGCCCATTCTTTTATGTTTTCTGTCGTTTCGTTCAAATCTATTTTCATATCGTTATCCCCTTTTAGTGCGTTATTTGGTCGGACTGTTCATTTCGTACTATTTCTTAGATAAGATAAATCCAAAAAACAAAATAACAAATTTGTGATTTATTGAAAGGACTAAACCTAACGACAATAAGGATTTCAAGTCATAGACTAACTTATATTTTTTGTTCTCAAATACTAATTTCCCATATGGCAACCTCATCTTTTCACCCTTTCTTAATGAACGGTTTCACTCTACTGCGCCCTTCTTCTCTTCTCCTGATTCGCCCTCATGTGATCACCGCTCAGTGTATAACGCTTACCGCTCACAATAATCACAGTAGGCACACCGTTTTTCTGTTGAGCTACATCGACAACAGGACGGTATCTGTCGCCTTTAGCACGTTTAATCACGATAGACCTCCTATCACCTGCGACATTTTAATCTTGATGTTGTTATCTTTTTTGCTATTGTTCGACATGCTCAGGTGAAACACCGCCAGAAACAGCTCATTTTCATCCCTTTTTAAACGTTTTGCTATATCTGCGATTGAGAACCCTTCATTCCATAAAGAATGAATTTCAGCTAATTCTGAGCGTTTAAACAGGAAGTCCAATTCCTCCAAAATCACAACCGGCTCGTTTGCTTTAAGAGCTTGGGTCATCTTGATCCTCCTTTACCATTTGTTTCTTTCGCCAATTATCTCAACCTGGTCCCGTGTTAATCCTACTCTCACAGCTTTATAATTTGGTTCAACATCATTGTCCCAATCAACAGAGAACTTAAGACTACCTATAAACGCTTTAAATTCCTCCAAATGGTCCTCTGTTGGCTCTTTTAAATCCTTGCTGAATACAACTAACGCTTGCGATAAGTCCTTCACATCACCATTTTCGTTATGCGTGTCGTCATAGCAATCAATTCCATCACACAGATAAAGCCCTTTTTCATTCTTGTTCTCAAACGCCCATCCAATCACTGTTTCTTCCATGTTTCATCGCTCCTCTGTTGTATAAAATCTATAAAAGCATCCAATTGATCCTCTTTGATCCCTTTGACGTCACCGCAATCACAAGATACTTTAGTGTCTAAGTTTTCACCTTTTAGCGACCATTGTTTATATATAAAACCTGCACCGTTGCATTTAGGGCATGTCATACTGATTGGCTCCTTCCTTATTGTGTTTGCTTGTACTAGAAAGTAACCTTTTCCCAAGATATAGGAGTAAATATCGTTTCACCTTTTAATTTATCTTTTATGAAAATGAAAGTCCCTTCTCCTAAATCTCC
Protein-coding sequences here:
- a CDS encoding terminase small subunit, which codes for MDWQKIKKEYESSTITLKALAEKYGVKLGTLKSRKSREKWSRGATEKGATKTEEVATNRIRDATSDKVEIDAPDLTEKQKRFVEEYMVDLNATQAAIRAGYSERTAYRTGADNLKKPQILTRIKELRAKQAEETHLDSLWVLDRLSQVVDKSMQEVPVMEWDRGAQELVPIGEYQYDSQGANKALELIGKHLGLFDPKARHVDELTKAQIDKIKAETNLIQERAKLFKGKKKDTSLLEELIKVVNEDE
- a CDS encoding transcriptional regulator; the encoded protein is MMTTIQVKRTTFKKMESEWYCYHETVREIANLREEIMNPQQEVDENTGGGRSGFISAPTERIATGLVANKKLRYLTEIVTAIEEVYNALPDDYKRLVRTRYWSKGNELNWDGVSMRCNISRRQAIVWRNQIIQATIELLGWR
- a CDS encoding RusA family crossover junction endodeoxyribonuclease, with the translated sequence MIQFTINGEAVAQGRPRAGKTRTGKTVVYDPTKSRDYKQFVKLVASQNRPSQPYEGPIMMQIDVYKQIPKSMPKYRRALALEGKLRPTTKPDTSNYAKGIEDALNGIIYKDDSQIVSSVINKFYSETPRVDITICEVKTGVTI
- a CDS encoding helix-turn-helix domain-containing protein; this encodes MTQALKANEPVVILEELDFLFKRSELAEIHSLWNEGFSIADIAKRLKRDENELFLAVFHLSMSNNSKKDNNIKIKMSQVIGGLS